A region from the Rhodamnia argentea isolate NSW1041297 chromosome 7, ASM2092103v1, whole genome shotgun sequence genome encodes:
- the LOC115737755 gene encoding VQ motif-containing protein 17 codes for MEEMILREQPFMVKSSSISAPSSALGIHKDSRSIAKVKPKIRIIHIFAPEIIKTDTANFRGLVQRLTGKPTASTSDHQKSQKRKSPGLIFPKREGHQKITPERPIPRKMEPINLFCGFDPRERMKEEEGMMMMMRGGGEGGGYLKDFADLDGFMHELGGLPLLPADASQIPTFEAPHHHHHPHHVSQ; via the coding sequence ATGGAGGAGATGATCCTCAGGGAACAACCCTTTATGGTGAAGTCAAGCTCCATCTCAGCCCCATCATCTGCCCTAGGGATCCACAAAGACTCGAGATCAATTGCCAAAGTCAAACCCAAGATCAGGATAATCCACATATTCGCCCCGGAGATCATAAAGACTGACACCGCCAACTTCCGGGGCCTCGTGCAACGCCTGACCGGGAAGCCCACCGCCAGCACTTCCGACCATCAGAAGAGCCAGAAAAGGAAGTCACCCGGGCTCATCTTCCCTAAGAGAGAAGGGCATCAAAAGATCACTCCTGAGAGGCCAATCCCAAGGAAGATGGAGCCGATAAACCTGTTCTGCGGGTTCGACCCTAGGGAGAggatgaaggaggaagaagggatgatgatgatgatgagaggTGGAGGGGAGGGAGGTGGGTACTTGAAGGATTTTGCGGACTTGGACGGTTTCATGCATGAGTTGGGAGGGTTGCCTCTGTTGCCTGCGGATGCTTCTCAAATCCCCACCTTTGAAGCACCTCATCACCACCATCACCCCCACCACGTCTCCCAATGA